gacaataaactaaacatacaacttcgacaaaactctttttcattacaccggtgtgtctacgttatgtactcaaagtgacaaatttaacagatatcaatacgtaatgacgtcagggtatcataaagttgacatatgcgctcagaaggaagtcagggcggcttttccactgttttcatCTAGCTCATAaagcttcatcgacaataaaTTAAACATACAaattcgaccaaactctttccatttatacCGGGGTGTCTACgttacgtactcaaagtgacaaatttaacagacattaatgcgtaatgacgtcagggtaccataaagttgacaggGAAATCAtcgcgggttttccactgttttgacctaattgaaagggtcattgacaataaagcaaacactatacaacttcgaccaaactctttccatttacaccggtgtgttgacgctacatactcaaagtgacaaatttaacagacatcaatacgtaatgacgtcagggtaccataaagttgacaaggaaatcatggcgggttttccactgttttgacctaattgaaagggtcattgacaataaagtaaatatacaacttcgaccaaactctttccatttacaccggGGTGTCTACGTTatgtactcaaagtgacaaatttaacagacatcaatgcgtaatgacgtcagggtaccataaagttgacaaggaaatcatggcgggttttgtTTTGACCTAACTAAAAGGCTCATTGACTataaagcaaacatacaacttGGACCGAACTCTTTTAGATAACACCCgtgtgtctacgccacgtactcaatgtgacaaatttaacagacatccatgcgtaatgacgtcagggtaccataaagttgacttATGCGCCTTCAAAAGGATGTCAAAACAGGGGAAAATACGGCATGacctccttctgagcgcatatgtcaactttatgataccctgacgtcattacgtattgatatctgttaaatttgtcactttgagtatgTAATGTAGACACCccggtgtaaatggaaagagtttggtcgaagttgtatgtttagtttattgtctatgaccctttcaattaggtcaaaacagtggaaaagccgccctgacttccttctgagcgcatatgtcaactttatggtaccctgacgtcattacgcattgatgtctgttaaatttgtcacttggagtacgtagcgtagacacaccggtgtaatgaaaaagagtttggtcgaagttgtatgtttagtttattgtctatggctttatgaactaggtcaaaacagtggaaaagccgccctgacttccttctgagcgcatatgtcaactttatgataccctgacgtcattacgtattgatatctgttaaatttgtcactttgaatacgtagcgtagacacaccggtgtaatgaaaaagagtttggtcgaagttttatgtttagtttattatCTATCACtctatgactttttgaattaggtcagaacagtggaaaacccgccatgatttccttgtcaactttatggtaccccgacgtcattacgcattgatgtctgttaaactTGTCACcttgagtacgtggcgtagacacgCCGGTGTACtttaaaagagtttggtcgaagttttatgtttagtttattgtctattactttttgaattaggtcaaaacagtggaaaacccgccctgactttcttctgaccgcatatgtcaattttatggcactctgacgtcattacgcctcgatgtctgttaaatttgagactagtaatacgTAGCGGAGGCACTCCGGTGTAAACAGAAGGgggttggttgaagttgtatgtttagtgtattgtatatgaattttcaattaggtcaatagCATGGAAAACCcggcctgacttccttctgaccgcatatgtcaactttattgtaccctgacgtcattacgcattgatgtctgttaaatttgtcactttgagtacgtagcgtagacacaccggtgtaattgaaaagagtttggttgaagttgtatgtttagtttattgtcgatgaagctaTTAATGCGATTAAAATGGTTGAAACCCGCTCTGGCTTCCatatgaccgcatatgtcaactttgtGGCACTCTGACGTTATTACGCCTTGCTagctgtctgttaaatttgtcacttgaagtacgacgcgttgacattttagtacacttgaAATGAGTTTGGACAAACTTCTATGTTTAGTTTAATGTTGATGAGGCTTTTAGttcggtaaaaatgtaggattttgcaagacagtaagaaaggacactcactccggtaggtgtcgctgttagaggtttatataattttgttgttttttgtttaactaagagtcccgactttgccatagcataagtatgtggtaatccaagaaatgtcatattttagctTCCAAAACGGGCCATAGCTAGCCAGAAATGTGTTTGAGAGGACATAGAAGTGATTGCAATAATGCTGTACTTTCTCCCCTACaggtacaatggtacagtctggcCCCCTCTCCCCGGCCTACTCTCCCCGGCCTGTCCTCCCCAtatggctggcaccgggagcgctccttaccccacTCGACTTTTCAAATTTTGCTGTGAAGACAAATTAAACCTTCACATGGATAATATGTTAAATACACATTCTTGGAATGGGAGTAACTGGTATGAAATTCTTCAAAGATACGGCTAAGCACGAaacaataatagaaaataaaaggtCGAAAGTCCACTTTATAGCCTATGTTTACATTCGTTGTACGATCGTCGCATACCTGTACCTATGGTGGTTATTGGTGCATTCTTGGCAAAGTCGTACATACGTCATAAAAGAAATTAGCTGCGAAAAGGCTGTTTTAGACTCTTGTATGTGGTTGGTTCTAGTTCTGTAACACCCTACGATATCGTAAACACACGGCGACCTTCTATGGATGTGAATTAGATCATAAAACATTTAAGGTTTTCCTAATCCAAATCTTGAGCTGAACGTCTATATTCTTAGCCAGTTGATAAAACAAGAAGTATGTTACTACTGTTTTTCTACGTTGCGTTGCTTACGTGGTGTAGGTAAACCAGATATATTCGCTGTCCCAAAACACGAACTGCAGTAAGGGTGACCATGCCGATTTTGTTTTTAAGACCACTCGTGTGTACATTTAGATATTTATAGGTCACACTTACGTCAATGTTTGTCCGTTGCCATAGGAACATACTGTGGCCCCATGGAGAATTCGTGGTTCAAGTGTTAAGATCAAGCACTTTTAAGGCATTCAGTTTTCATGTGAAGTCCCCTTTGTAATTGTATAGAGAATAGACCCTTCGGGGCTACGAAATCGGCTCCCTTTTAAAAACACGCAAGGAAATGTGGCATAACGTGAACTGATTTTACCTCCACTAAATAATTCATGCAGCCAGCACAATAGTGTCATGATTATGACGTAGTATTTCTGGCTTTGTTGTAGACGTTAACTCCAGCAACAACGTAGTTCACCCATACCTCGAATTTGAGTATGTTTACGGTGCACCGGTGACTTAACATAGTTACTGTTTAAACAGCTCTTGCAACACAAACATCTTGTTACATCTTTTACTTTTAGGGATTGTCTCGTGAGATATGCAAAATTCAGACAGATATCTATGAAACCTTAAACTAAATCGACACCGCGCAATAGTACCATGTTCCCGAATGGGATAAACTCACCTTAGGATTGATTATCAATGTGTTCTGGTAGTCATAATTTCACTAGCTGCTTGGCAACAACAATAACGTTCCTGGCATCTAGATTGTAGCTTGTTAGCCATTACCTTACTTTGATGCTTTGCTCTCCTGGGAGGTAAAAATGTAACGATTTCACCTCTTGAAGCTGTTTCCTGGCCGCTATGCTTGAATGCAATTGTGAAATGGTAACAAGAACACCTGATCCCTTGAAGGGGTCCTATGCAGCCAGGTTAAGTGCCTGAGATAGTCACCTCTTTGTCCATGTCTCTGCTAACAAATGCCTGCAAAATCGACTGTTTGCACAGGGTTCTACAATACGTACATTTGTACAGGTTTTGGTAACGCCTCAGGAGCGAGGTCTAGTTCTTTGAAGATGTCTGTTTGAGCAAGGAGGCTATATAACCGAGCAAGGAGGCTATATCACCAATCTCCTTGGTTTGAGTTACTTATGAACTACCggcaaaaaaaggaaatgaatgTATAGAATTTTCATCTTCAAAAAGAAATCAATTTGACATGAGTTCGGTACGACTCCACTGAAAATGCTATAtcttatcatattcaaaaagaTGTGGTTTATGGAAATAACTTCACTGCTTTACATATATTTTTTGAGTTTGCCACTTGTGCTTAAAGATCAAGTATTCAATTTGAATTTCCTTTCTAATTCATAATCCAACTTTATAGTGTTAAATATATGCAATTCTTACAGTAGACGTGGAAGCTAGCCTATCTCCTAGGTAACTCAATACTATTAAAATCACACTGAAACAAGATGCTTATGACTGTTATCTTTTATTACTGAAAACTACCATTCTACATTTGACACAACCAAGACCTTGATGTCAGTATTTCTGTCTGTTTTTTATTACACACCACTGTGATATACTTATACCATGATGAGTTAAATATGCGTAGTACAACCGTAATAAAAACCTTTGGACTTCAAACTCCCCCTTCTAAACAATAGTAGACAAAAAACTGTAGCCGTGGCGTCGATGTCATTCTTACAATCATCACTGATAATAGCAAAGTACTACAAGTCTTGTTCTAATTTTGAGTTTTTGCTTTTGCTTTTAGTTCAGTTCCCATTGTGGGCAAATGATTCGTTCTTCCCTTCATAAAACAAAACGATACAAGCTTACTTCGTAAGTTCTAACCAGATGCAACATTGCTACTCTTTGAAATCCAGTGACATCTACATGTGTTACTCTTCAAAGACTGTTTCACGTGACAAGAAATATTTTTCCACTAGTTCCATGGAATGCACTGTAGTTGTCGACTAAGTCTTAAGGGATGGTGTAATGCACTACATGTCCTTGGATGTGAATGCTTAAGTGGTATGTACAAGAACAGAACAAGGCCATACTCCGTCCCAATATGGGACACTTAACCGTGGTTGTTTACATGTCACAATAGTCGGTCCTCCCAGTATTTGTAAGCTATGTAAAAATCAACAGGACAACACTTTTGTTATAGATTAAACCCTTGGGATTCTTTCCCTTCGGGCAGAGCAACGTGTGCAATGTTTTCACTCGTTTTCACAGTTAGTTTCACTACTTACACTGCCTTcaagtacacatacacatatttcGTCCCCATTGTCAAGTTGGCAAACATAaggaaaataacactgaaatgAACCCTTTATCACAATTGGGTACATAATAGCTTGGAAGCACTATTCATGTTTTAATGTAGTTAGAGGGTCTTTGCGAACATTTGTGTGGGCATTTTACCTGATGATTGCTTTTCAACAAAGTTTGGTTGTTTCTGTCTTTAAGTAAGATATAACTTTTCCTGAAAATATACATTGGTTTTGCCTTTGCTGCAAAAGCAAACCAGGAAAAAAAGGGTAGTCTTACCATTCAACCACTCTATAAAAAGACatagtaaaaaaaattccagAAACTAGAAAGAGTACCCAGAAAATGGTAGTAGATATAGACCTAAGCATCTCTAAGCTACAAGTGGTATACGTATATATCAATACACCAATTCAGCATGTCTTGTACCTACACTTTTCTTTTGCCCCTATGTTTTGATACTTAAGGTGCTTTCTAGCCTGGCCCAGTAGTTGGAGAGGTGTCAGCACTGTCTAGAGCGCCTCGGGCGTTCTGCTGCGACTTCGGGGCGTGTGGCTCCGACTGCGGTACTGGGGGGACGGCGAGCGAGACCTGTGCGAACAATTGAGAGCAGGAGTAGAGTTGGAGAGCTGCAtggttttatttatttgaagTTCACcataaacagaaacaaacaaacaaaaatggtgGGAAAGGCaaaaggtgaaaaaaaacaactctatGACTTGCCTCCCATTTTGTGGGTGGCAGAGTTCTCCGATAGTTTGGTACCATTTATGGGGATCAAGAATTTCATGAAATTTGTACGCAACTTATGAAAAGTTCAGTATCAAAACGTACAAATCACATGGAAAACACAGTCATTTTTGCAAACAATGCCTGGGTCATGTACCAAATGTGGCGTGCCAATATTATGGAAAAAAGCATGGAACAGGTGTATATGGTTACGaaatcatattcaaaaataCACTTGTATTACCGCACATGCCTGTTAAAAGCTCAAGTCAAATCATCGTGGGTAGAAACACTTAGAAAGGTACCCCCTCCTGGTTTGCCAAAAAAGACTGCATTTTCCATAAGCTTTGTACGCTTTGCAGTGTCAAGCGTTTTTCACaagattcgtgcgtttttgcatggAAAGAAACTGACCTTGGAGAAGGCTCCCTACGTGCCCGCGGGCTGTGAGAGCGGGATCTGGAGCGGCTGTACGACTTACGGCGCCGGCCGGCACTGGTGCTACCACCACCACTGCGTCGCCTggcaacaaaagaacaaaaaattcaCACACCATTTCCCCTAGTCTTACCGCGACATGACTTCTGCCCAAGCTTTAATGGCAATGTTGCTTCTCTGCAGCCAGCGACACACACAAATCACAAAACACCTAGTCCTACCTACCCCTGCAACGCCATGCCACCGCCGCCACAACTTCTGTTTGTCAGAAACAACGGTCGCATGAGCCAACGGTTTGCATACCAACCTGTACCCGTCGTACGACCGGCTCCGACTGCGCCGACCGTAGTAGGGGCTGTCCCCGCGGGAGTAGTAATGCCTGGAAGAGAACACTACCACTTAACTCACACGCTAATGCCAAACTAAAGTCGGGCAACAGATTAGTCTAAACTGCACTGGTCATCAGTCTGTGGGTATAACATTAGTGTAACAAGAGCACAAAACATTTACTTAAATCACTTTTAAAAATGGCTTTTGGTACCAAATCTGTATTGGTGATGGGGTAGGCAGCAAAAGGAAGGTTAAATGTAGATGTTGAAAAGATAGATGTTGAAAAGATACTGCAACAAAGTGAATGGAAGTTTTCTTTGCAACAAATAAAGATACAGAAAGTCTTTTATAAAactaaaagatacaaaaatatacCAAATCAAGAGACAGTGAAAGTCTTAAATAAATTTATCGAAATACCAAAAAAATGATGCCTTACACAGCTCATAGATTTAATACATTAATCATTAAAATACATTTAATTTATTTACCTTTCGTTGCTCCTGCTGCGACTGCGCCGACTGCTACTACTGTAGTATGGGCTGCGGCTACGGCTGCGGCGCCGCTCGCGCTCATAGGGGCTACGGCTCCTGCGCCGATCTCGCCGGTCGCGGTCGTCGTAGCGACCACCGTGTCCGTGGCGCCGACTCGGCGGAGAGTCGCGACGTTCCTTGGCTCTCATTTGGGATGGTGCTGTGGACAAGATAGCCAAAACTTCATTCAATAgaaagcaggcttttagctaggattttattatatttatagggagtccaaatttattggtgagtcgcataagtgactattgtaggggggtctggggacatccaccttccatggtgcagagtttttgatgattttaagttaaaatagtgcattctaaggtatcatAAGAGGCAAAAACactgttacagaggtcacagtagaagactgtgaccacagatgacctagtggcatccctggtcaatcagaatttcatgcctgtcagaggattttctcctcAGTGTAAGGGTGTCCAGTGCGTGAAATTTCTTCTTATTCTAAGAAAAATgtgtccagatgacgcgttgacgcatgactggctaaaagcctgtatTAGAAAGTATCAGTAGACTGGGACAgggactggtgctgttcagtcaaaaatttaggtgagtccaatttttgtgttggatattattacagttaaactagttcaagaatgacttctatcAACATAGATGAACATTCAAGTTAAAATACAAAGTCTTTTCCAACATGTACCATTACAAAACCTAGACACAAACATTTCAGTCATACTTTGCCTGTCATTTTACAACACAACTTACATTGTTCCAGTATGAATTTAGTGGCCAGAGCGATACTTACTTTTACGGTCGCCCTCGGCAAACTGGATTTCCAGCTCTCGTCCGTAGAAGCGAGAACGGTCCAGTCCGTACATGGCGTCTTCTGCGTCCCGGACATCTTCAAACGTTAGCTAGTTAAGGGTTTCTGACACTTGGGAGTTAAAAACATCGCTGTACAGGATGAATGCCTTCTTCGTCGGTAAAGGTATACGTGATAGCCAAATTGaataattttcaattttcatccgTAGGAATGTGTTCTTTTGAAATAGGTAACAACTGTAATAATCTAATGATTGGTATTGTTAAGAACCGTTGCTCGTCTTGAATCTGAGAGGTTATAAGATTTCTTTTATATCATGCAACTGATAATTACGTTCCATTTTGTATACTGCATGCAAGTAAAAACTATCAAAAACGTGTTAGTCTTGTATTACAAGACTTCCAAAAGCGGTAGGACAGAAATTTAAAAATCAAgaggaaacagaaaaaaaacaagacactgTTTGCAAGTGTTGGAATATTTCATACTCAGagttaaaagaagaaaaaaagttgaactttTTCAAATGATTGGATACAGAACCATAAGAAATCGCTGCTGAATTTTCACTAGAGTTTTCACCCCCACCTTGTTGCCAGAGTGGAAACGTGGACCCTTCGGATTAGACTTGACTTTGCCTTGCCTTTGCCTTGCTTGCCTTTTGGCTTTGCCTTGCCCTCGCCCTTTCACCAGCCATGCCTTCGCTTGCTTGTAGTCCTTTGGTATTGCTTGTGCCTTGCCCCCTTACCTTGCCCTTGACACCATTAGGGATTTGAAGAAAATGGTCCAATTCAAACTTGAGATGTAAAGCGAAGATCATGGCTTGCTTGGACCTTAGCAAAGTTGGCCGAAAACCTTTGCAAGACTTGCTTGGATGTCAGCGGAAGAACCTCTCTGAGACCTTTAGATGCTTGTGAAGCTTGCTTTAGTGGCTTCACCCAGGCTAGCATACTTGGTAGTTAGGTTATTTGGTAGCTTGCTTTTCTTTTGGCTTTAGCTTGCCCAAATGCTTGACACTGGCTTCTGGTATAACAAAGAGAACCAAAAGGCAAACAGAGTTAGTACAAAATTGTGGAAaactggttttataacaaactaatactagtac
The sequence above is drawn from the Branchiostoma floridae strain S238N-H82 chromosome 4, Bfl_VNyyK, whole genome shotgun sequence genome and encodes:
- the LOC118413358 gene encoding serine/arginine-rich splicing factor 10-like isoform X3, giving the protein MSRYSRPPNTSLYVRNVPDGTRPDEVRSLFGKYGPIVDVYIPLDHFTRHPRGFAYVQFEDVRDAEDAMYGLDRSRFYGRELEIQFAEGDRKTPSQMRAKERRDSPPSRRHGHGGRYDDRDRRDRRRSRSPYERERRRSRSRSPYYSSSSRRSRSRSNERRRSGGGSTSAGRRRKSYSRSRSRSHSPRARREPSPRSRSPSPQYRSRSHTPRSRSRTPEAL
- the LOC118413358 gene encoding serine/arginine-rich splicing factor 10-like isoform X1, whose translation is MSRYSRPPNTSLYVRNVPDGTRPDEVRSLFGKYGPIVDVYIPLDHFTRHPRGFAYVQFEDVRDAEDAMYGLDRSRFYGRELEIQFAEGDRKTPSQMRAKERRDSPPSRRHGHGGRYDDRDRRDRRRSRSPYERERRRSRSRSPYYSSSSRRSRSRSNERHYYSRGDSPYYGRRSRSRSYDGYRRRSGGGSTSAGRRRKSYSRSRSRSHSPRARREPSPRSRSPSPQYRSRSHTPRSRSRTPEAL
- the LOC118413358 gene encoding serine/arginine-rich splicing factor 10-like isoform X4 encodes the protein MSRYSRPPNTSLYVRNVPDGTRPDELRSLFGKYGPIVDVYIPLDHFTRHPRGFAYVQFEDVRDAEDAMYGLDRSRFYGRELEIQFAEGDRKTPSQMRAKERRDSPPSRRHGHGGRYDDRDRRDRRRSRSPYERERRRSRSRSPYYSSSSRRSRSRSNERRRSGGGSTSAGRRRKSYSRSRSRSHSPRARREPSPRSRSPSPQYRSRSHTPRSRSRTPEAL
- the LOC118413358 gene encoding serine/arginine-rich splicing factor 10-like isoform X2 yields the protein MSRYSRPPNTSLYVRNVPDGTRPDELRSLFGKYGPIVDVYIPLDHFTRHPRGFAYVQFEDVRDAEDAMYGLDRSRFYGRELEIQFAEGDRKTPSQMRAKERRDSPPSRRHGHGGRYDDRDRRDRRRSRSPYERERRRSRSRSPYYSSSSRRSRSRSNERHYYSRGDSPYYGRRSRSRSYDGYRRRSGGGSTSAGRRRKSYSRSRSRSHSPRARREPSPRSRSPSPQYRSRSHTPRSRSRTPEAL
- the LOC118413358 gene encoding serine/arginine-rich splicing factor 10-like isoform X5, whose product is MYGLDRSRFYGRELEIQFAEGDRKTPSQMRAKERRDSPPSRRHGHGGRYDDRDRRDRRRSRSPYERERRRSRSRSPYYSSSSRRSRSRSNERHYYSRGDSPYYGRRSRSRSYDGYRRRSGGGSTSAGRRRKSYSRSRSRSHSPRARREPSPRSRSPSPQYRSRSHTPRSRSRTPEAL